A region from the Colwellia sp. PAMC 21821 genome encodes:
- a CDS encoding DUF3429 domain-containing protein, with amino-acid sequence MQTKQYLGYLGLSPFLLTFAFSAYNEELFNISAVQLFIFYSAIILSFIAGTLWRKHNDNQSIKLQLCSNVFSVLAFFTLLLPHYIALVALAKFYLLILLCEYHFDHVEPENHGYLQMRLHLTSLVVIIHIIAFIFWCT; translated from the coding sequence ATGCAAACAAAACAATATTTAGGATATTTAGGGTTATCTCCCTTTTTACTAACATTTGCCTTTAGCGCATACAACGAGGAGTTGTTCAATATTTCTGCGGTGCAATTGTTTATTTTTTACAGTGCAATTATTCTCAGCTTTATTGCCGGCACCCTATGGCGAAAACATAACGACAATCAGAGTATTAAATTGCAACTCTGTAGTAATGTTTTCAGTGTACTCGCTTTTTTTACACTGCTATTACCCCACTACATTGCACTTGTAGCGCTTGCGAAATTTTATTTACTAATTTTGTTGTGTGAATACCACTTTGATCATGTGGAACCTGAAAACCACGGTTATTTACAAATGCGCCTACACCTGACATCTCTAGTAGTCATAATTCATATAATTGCTTTTATATTTTGGTGTACTTAG
- a CDS encoding DUF2878 domain-containing protein → MRINAALWSLVGFNIAWFGLVFIGNSFIPIAGILLGAQLWYFQTTKNEFALIFLIATLGVLLDFALVYTGVFIFPDTKGIPFWLITLWIVFAGTIRHSLAFLNNSKILQFFIGALLAPLSYIAGAKLSVVYLVPSLGFGYVLLACLWGPFMVVIFSISRWLLILEEENHVS, encoded by the coding sequence ATGAGAATAAACGCTGCATTATGGAGTTTAGTCGGGTTCAATATCGCTTGGTTTGGACTGGTTTTTATTGGGAATTCATTTATCCCTATTGCTGGTATTTTACTTGGCGCCCAGCTTTGGTACTTTCAAACAACTAAAAACGAATTTGCGTTAATTTTCCTGATTGCTACTCTGGGTGTTTTGCTAGATTTTGCCTTGGTATATACAGGTGTTTTTATTTTCCCAGACACCAAGGGTATTCCTTTTTGGCTTATAACTCTTTGGATTGTTTTTGCCGGAACGATAAGACACAGCTTGGCGTTTCTTAATAACTCGAAAATATTACAATTTTTTATAGGTGCGTTATTGGCACCTTTAAGTTATATCGCTGGCGCGAAATTATCGGTGGTTTATTTAGTACCATCTTTAGGTTTTGGGTATGTATTGCTTGCCTGTTTGTGGGGGCCGTTTATGGTCGTTATTTTCAGTATAAGTCGCTGGTTGCTCATATTAGAGGAGGAAAACCATGTTAGTTAG
- a CDS encoding chalcone isomerase family protein, with the protein MLVSFKGILNVVTLACLFSLDAIGKDVNEIDSKSITSEITCRVGESTSLMAKDLTGPLIDQQFTLLGKAKFSVLFWDIYESSLLTSDGQPPFSHLCQHALFEIDYLRDISKKELLDNTISQWRHLSLNEDEYVDFLPLLENIWLDINEGDRLSMLSQRDKTIFYLNRKNIGEIQSLTFAKTFLGIWLDKNTSEPKLRQQLLGDSI; encoded by the coding sequence ATGTTAGTTAGTTTTAAGGGTATTCTTAACGTTGTAACGTTAGCCTGCTTATTTTCATTGGACGCTATAGGCAAAGACGTTAACGAAATTGATAGCAAAAGCATCACAAGCGAGATAACTTGTCGCGTTGGCGAGTCAACATCACTTATGGCTAAAGACTTAACTGGGCCTTTAATCGACCAACAATTTACCTTATTGGGCAAAGCTAAATTTTCAGTGCTATTTTGGGATATTTATGAAAGTTCACTATTAACTAGTGATGGCCAACCACCTTTTAGTCATTTATGTCAGCACGCATTATTTGAAATCGATTACTTAAGAGATATCAGTAAAAAGGAATTATTAGATAATACGATTTCGCAGTGGCGACATTTATCGCTTAATGAAGACGAATATGTAGATTTTTTACCTTTACTAGAAAATATATGGCTAGATATTAATGAGGGCGATAGATTGTCAATGCTAAGCCAAAGGGATAAGACCATATTTTATTTGAATCGGAAAAACATAGGTGAAATCCAAAGTTTAACTTTTGCTAAAACATTTCTGGGTATTTGGTTAGACAAAAACACCAGTGAACCTAAATTACGACAACAATTATTAGGAGATAGTATATGA
- a CDS encoding DUF3833 domain-containing protein, with amino-acid sequence MKQYVKLAVVFCLAFTLSSCTAPLDDYQATSPKLDIQQYFSGKLIAWGMVQDYTSKVTRRFCVELEGEWQGDDGLLKEVFYFDDGEITYRDWQLKKLMQGQYLGSAADVVGEATGQQNGFAFQWQYDLLVPIDGDEIQLSLDDWMYQIDEYRVFNRTKMKKFGVTVAELTLFFDKQLPVKSCQEAI; translated from the coding sequence ATGAAGCAATATGTAAAATTGGCGGTAGTTTTTTGCTTAGCGTTCACTCTTTCAAGTTGTACCGCTCCTTTAGACGACTATCAAGCAACATCGCCTAAACTCGATATTCAACAGTACTTCTCTGGAAAATTAATTGCATGGGGAATGGTACAAGATTACACCAGTAAAGTTACGCGTCGCTTTTGTGTCGAGCTTGAAGGCGAATGGCAGGGTGATGATGGCTTATTAAAAGAAGTGTTTTACTTTGATGATGGTGAAATTACCTATCGAGACTGGCAATTAAAGAAATTAATGCAAGGACAATACTTAGGTAGTGCAGCAGATGTTGTTGGCGAGGCTACTGGACAGCAAAACGGTTTTGCCTTTCAATGGCAATATGACTTACTGGTACCAATAGATGGTGATGAAATTCAGCTTTCACTTGATGATTGGATGTATCAGATAGATGAATACCGCGTTTTCAATCGTACTAAAATGAAAAAATTTGGTGTAACCGTTGCGGAACTAACGCTATTTTTTGATAAACAACTACCTGTGAAAAGTTGTCAGGAAGCTATTTAA
- a CDS encoding LON peptidase substrate-binding domain-containing protein, with protein sequence MATINLPIFPLPIFLLPQGVTRLRIFEKRYLKMISQAMKNQGFVIVTHDNDEKTDTEQVGSWVEIINFDQGQDGILLIDVHCKCLVDIKAISQDQDNLHHGDVTVKNHWPDTGLDQTTDKLAASLSKLFSENTELSALYPKQHFEHGDWVVARWLEILPVELAEKSLFVNKDSFNQAKQLLERIILSEDKI encoded by the coding sequence ATGGCTACAATTAATTTACCTATTTTTCCGTTACCAATATTTTTATTGCCGCAAGGGGTCACTCGACTGCGAATTTTTGAAAAGCGTTATTTAAAAATGATATCTCAGGCCATGAAAAACCAAGGCTTTGTGATTGTTACGCATGACAATGATGAAAAAACTGATACCGAGCAAGTGGGCAGTTGGGTAGAAATTATTAACTTTGACCAGGGCCAAGACGGTATATTGCTGATTGATGTTCACTGTAAGTGCTTAGTTGATATTAAAGCTATTAGCCAAGATCAAGATAATTTACATCATGGCGATGTTACGGTTAAAAATCATTGGCCAGATACTGGCCTAGACCAAACCACCGATAAGTTAGCGGCGTCGTTAAGTAAACTTTTTAGTGAAAATACTGAGTTAAGTGCACTGTATCCAAAACAGCATTTTGAGCATGGTGATTGGGTGGTTGCGCGGTGGTTAGAAATATTACCGGTCGAACTTGCGGAAAAAAGTTTATTTGTTAATAAAGACTCATTTAATCAAGCGAAGCAGCTTTTAGAACGTATTATTTTATCTGAAGATAAAATATAA
- a CDS encoding sigma-70 family RNA polymerase sigma factor, giving the protein MQSLHLEVHSVLPSHKTDATCSNMTKATSSNMTNKIDHPQLCQWLKSIADDRDKQAFTEVFSFFAPKIKRITQGKISSEALAAEVVQDTMTNVWRKAHLFDDSKGAATTWVYTIMRNVTFDLLRKMKANKEDNLSDDIWPLAESANIEEEVFSDHIQSRNLKGIIETLPENQQQVVKGFYFMEMSQEQLAVHLNLPLGTIKSRLRLALGKLKLKLGEDHD; this is encoded by the coding sequence ATGCAGTCGTTACATTTAGAAGTGCATTCAGTGTTGCCAAGTCATAAAACAGATGCTACATGTAGTAACATGACTAAAGCTACCTCTAGTAACATGACTAATAAAATCGATCATCCCCAACTTTGTCAATGGCTTAAATCAATAGCTGATGACAGAGACAAACAAGCATTTACTGAAGTGTTTAGTTTTTTCGCGCCCAAAATAAAACGCATTACCCAAGGTAAAATTAGCAGTGAAGCCCTGGCCGCTGAAGTGGTACAAGACACCATGACTAACGTATGGCGAAAGGCACACTTATTTGACGACAGTAAAGGTGCGGCAACTACTTGGGTTTATACCATCATGCGTAACGTTACTTTTGATTTGCTGCGTAAAATGAAAGCGAATAAAGAAGATAATCTCAGTGATGACATTTGGCCACTGGCTGAATCTGCCAATATTGAAGAAGAAGTGTTTAGCGATCACATACAAAGTCGTAATTTAAAAGGCATAATTGAAACTTTGCCAGAGAATCAGCAACAAGTGGTAAAAGGTTTTTATTTTATGGAAATGTCACAAGAGCAGCTTGCTGTTCATTTAAATCTACCACTTGGCACAATAAAATCTCGACTCCGGCTCGCACTCGGCAAACTGAAATTGAAATTAGGAGAAGACCATGATTAA
- a CDS encoding ChrR family anti-sigma-E factor, whose product MIKHHPAFALLKSFVDGDLPASLAAGIAIHADMCQLCQGKIAHLTEQVAEASFEQDLLAQPAVTDNKISPEVSEMSFDEIINQITATDDIEPVKVIPEERLISFKGMEYTLPNTLRNMDLGRTAQIGKLSRARINLGEGEIHTNLLHIGPGGSIPEHTHKGFELTLLLAGTFADEQGEYVAGDFIMLDKRHQHQPATEHGCLCYTVANDALHFTQGINKLLNPIGAFIY is encoded by the coding sequence ATGATTAAGCACCACCCTGCATTTGCGTTGTTAAAAAGTTTTGTGGATGGTGACTTACCAGCTTCGCTTGCCGCGGGCATAGCGATACACGCTGACATGTGTCAACTTTGCCAAGGTAAAATAGCGCATTTAACCGAGCAAGTTGCGGAAGCCAGTTTTGAGCAAGACTTATTAGCTCAACCTGCTGTTACTGATAATAAAATTTCACCTGAAGTTTCAGAAATGAGTTTTGATGAAATTATCAATCAAATTACTGCTACTGATGATATTGAGCCTGTTAAAGTTATTCCAGAGGAACGTTTGATCAGCTTTAAAGGTATGGAATATACCTTACCTAATACATTGCGAAATATGGACTTAGGAAGAACGGCTCAAATAGGTAAGCTCTCTCGCGCGCGCATAAATTTAGGTGAAGGAGAAATTCATACTAATTTATTGCATATCGGCCCTGGTGGTTCAATACCTGAGCACACCCATAAAGGCTTTGAACTGACATTATTGCTAGCCGGTACTTTTGCTGATGAACAAGGTGAATATGTAGCTGGCGACTTTATCATGCTTGATAAACGCCATCAGCACCAGCCAGCCACTGAACATGGCTGTCTCTGCTACACTGTTGCCAATGATGCACTACACTTTACACAAGGTATAAATAAGCTACTAAATCCTATTGGTGCTTTTATTTACTAG
- a CDS encoding DUF523 and DUF1722 domain-containing protein produces MYKDFGKEDVVIGISACLIGEKVRFDASNKPSNFCNKELGQHVTYKAYCPEVAVGMPIPRPTIRLIKDEQIIKVSRPDGSGDVTTAIKAYGKKIASISKNLSGYVFCAKSPTCGMERVKVYSPSGDPLQAQGVGVFSREIMKANPLLPCEENGRLNDPILKENFVARVFAYRHWQAVVESGVSKHKLTSFHAQYKYTLMSHDLIAYKQLGRLLGSADIAVEEMAAQYISGLMTALKLVATRKNHANALSHIQGYFSKHLNKDQRKELSQQIDAYREGLMPLMVPLTLINHYLLEHPKSYLAQQAYLNPYPESLKLRYGY; encoded by the coding sequence ATGTATAAAGATTTTGGTAAAGAAGATGTTGTTATTGGTATTAGTGCTTGCTTAATCGGTGAAAAAGTAAGATTTGATGCCAGCAACAAACCGTCAAATTTCTGCAACAAAGAACTCGGGCAACATGTAACTTATAAAGCTTATTGCCCTGAAGTAGCCGTTGGTATGCCAATACCTCGGCCAACTATTCGTTTGATTAAAGATGAACAAATAATAAAAGTTTCCAGACCCGACGGCTCTGGTGATGTAACTACTGCCATAAAAGCTTATGGAAAAAAAATAGCATCTATTTCTAAAAACCTTAGCGGTTATGTCTTTTGTGCCAAAAGCCCAACCTGTGGTATGGAACGGGTAAAAGTATATTCACCTTCGGGCGATCCATTGCAAGCCCAAGGTGTTGGTGTGTTTTCACGAGAAATAATGAAGGCTAACCCGCTATTACCTTGTGAAGAAAATGGCCGTTTAAATGATCCTATTCTTAAAGAAAATTTTGTTGCTCGTGTTTTTGCTTATCGTCACTGGCAAGCTGTTGTTGAATCGGGTGTTAGCAAGCATAAACTGACCAGTTTTCATGCCCAATATAAGTACACGCTAATGAGCCATGATCTTATTGCATACAAGCAGCTAGGGCGTTTGTTGGGGAGTGCTGATATTGCTGTTGAAGAAATGGCCGCGCAATATATTTCTGGCTTAATGACCGCATTAAAGCTTGTTGCAACACGGAAGAACCATGCCAATGCGTTGTCTCATATTCAAGGCTATTTCTCTAAGCATTTAAATAAAGATCAGCGTAAAGAATTATCACAACAAATTGATGCTTATCGTGAAGGTTTAATGCCGTTAATGGTGCCACTGACCCTGATTAATCATTACTTATTAGAGCATCCTAAGTCTTATTTAGCTCAACAAGCGTACTTAAACCCTTACCCTGAGTCGTTAAAACTAAGATACGGCTATTAA